A genomic window from Triticum urartu cultivar G1812 chromosome 7, Tu2.1, whole genome shotgun sequence includes:
- the LOC125522301 gene encoding uncharacterized protein LOC125522301 encodes MAWRESYLDLVLIPVGLLFPIVYHMWLWRAVRRCPLRSTIGVNAAARRLWVLSMMKDNEKKAVLVVQSLRNVIMGSTLVATTSVLFCTGVAAVLSSTYAVKKPISDAVFGAHGEYMMALKYVALLTAFLLSFLCHSLAICTFNQATFLVNALSHLFALPDGGRHLPVNKEYVLEVLERGFLLNFVGNRLFFGGVPLLLWIFGPVLACLCSMVMIPVLYNIDIVYIERGKGGEVSDKVELTDADSDDGMQV; translated from the coding sequence ATGGCGTGGAGGGAGAGCTACTTGGACCTGGTGCTGATCCCCGTGGGCCTCCTGTTCCCGATCGTGTACCACATGTGGCTGTGGCGCGCGGTCCGCCGCTGCCCGCTGCGCTCCACCATCGGCGTCAacgccgccgcgcgccgcctctgggtgctctccatgatgaaggaCAACGAGAAGAAGGCGGTGCTGGTGGTGCAGTCGCTGCGGAACGTGATCATGGGCTCCACGCTGGTGGCCACCACGTCCGTCCTCTTCTGCACCGGCGTGGCCGCCGTGCTCAGCAGCACCTACGCCGTCAAGAAGCCCATCAGCGACGCCGTCTTCGGCGCGCACGGCGAGTACATGATGGCGCTCAAGTACGTCGCCctcctcaccgccttcctcctcTCTTTCCTCTGCCACAGCCTCGCCATCTGCACCTTCAACCAGGCCACCTTCCTCGTCAACGCCCTCTCCCACCTCTTCGCCCTCCCCGACGGCGGCCGCCACCTGCCGGTGAACAAGGAGTATGTCCTCGAGGTCCTCGAGAGGGGGTTCCTGCTCAACTTCGTCGGGAACAGGCTCTTCTTCGGCGGCGTTCCGCTCCTGCTGTGGATCTTCGGGCCGGTGCTGGCGTGCCTCTGCTCCATGGTCATGATCCCGGTACTGTACAACATCGACATAGTGTACATCGAAAGAGGAAAGGGTGGCGAGGTCAGTGACAAAGTGGAGCTGACCGATGCCGACAGCGACGACGGCATGCAAGTCTGA